A genomic region of Paenibacillus sp. PL2-23 contains the following coding sequences:
- a CDS encoding choice-of-anchor I family protein, which translates to MRKRKVLKKTAALVLATQLTLSLMLAAGASADPSSPAPIVGTPYNAQMAYDVTVPHVIIHQAYGAGLTTDTGVAVSHGFIELFNPTNVDVDLSGWSLHYADRGSNEQTGPTLGWNKLDLTGTIKANSSYLVKGNATGATNPKLDLTNKGDQVWPNRFINNKGMKVVLMSNQNALSDTADVNPFVSRPSGYVDMLGTASNDNGSTIDGYETAYPTGTTEGTSKKRAVRRDKFTDSDNNKSDFRQIDYDAATANELATYGPRAGSDGAWAVQPAPLALETNSLPVAYLDQAYTATITASGGTAPYTYQATGLPQGLSLSADGVVSGTPVSLTSGVQVNITVTDSANPAAQASRAFTLVIQANRPAVEDSFSLTKIGEYSVGTTNADGGVAEIVKYNKDNGKFYLVNGATTPPSLDIVSLGNASGTLVKERSVLVKSMAETGGFVFGDLTSVDVNTVNKRVYVSIQEADPLKRGKILELDYDGNLVRQFQSGVQPDMIKSTSDGRYVLTADEAEPRLGAEDAPGSVTIVDTVSGTSVQVYFDNGNVIDDAVHIRGAADPTDELIKSKGSKQDAYYDLEPEYIALSGDQRTAYVAMQENNAIAEINLTTKTVTSVKGLGVKDFSQAVNALDLKKDDLILQENAPFYGVYMPDGLASHTIGGQTYLFTANEGDATEWPGRTNATEIGDVKAALNPSSAAYAFLNGTTAYDKVEVMSDWGNDGIYMYGGRSFSIWNADTMAQVYDSGSDFEVITGQRVPEYYNTSNSKIARDDRSTKKGPEPEDVKTGVVGSKVFAFVGLERIGGIMTYDVTNPQAPLFANYTNTRVFENSEGKVNLDTDTGPEGLEFIPASSSPTGRPLLLVAYEVGGKVGVYELDVTKVTLDRATLAMTAGVSSTRISATVEPMGEGASTVVWSSSNEAVARVDASGNVQAISAGTAVITAISADGYGSDEVEVTVYPYVAPIPTPTPSPTPSPAPTATPAPTPTPGPTATPTPAPTGQPDAPSFKDAETHWAANDIQKLASSGIMEGMPNGSFQPDKKMSRAQYAAVLYRLLGLKGESVESSFSDVSPDAWYAPYVAALSSNGLVTGLPNGTFAPDQELTREEAFVLLYRALKDQLPQAGGTTATAVFRDSEKVSDWAKEAVQALAEAGIVQGTPNGNVNPKAFITRAEIAKIVAQFVQ; encoded by the coding sequence GTGCGAAAGCGCAAAGTGTTGAAAAAAACGGCAGCTCTTGTCCTGGCGACACAGCTGACACTTAGCTTGATGCTGGCGGCGGGGGCATCTGCTGATCCGAGCAGCCCTGCTCCTATTGTCGGCACACCTTACAACGCGCAGATGGCATACGACGTAACCGTGCCGCATGTTATTATTCATCAGGCATACGGAGCAGGCTTGACGACCGATACGGGGGTCGCGGTCTCCCATGGCTTCATCGAACTGTTTAACCCTACGAATGTGGATGTAGACTTGTCCGGCTGGTCGCTGCATTACGCGGATAGAGGGAGCAACGAACAGACAGGTCCAACGCTTGGCTGGAATAAGCTTGACTTAACAGGAACCATTAAGGCCAATTCGTCTTATCTGGTGAAGGGCAATGCCACGGGCGCAACAAATCCCAAGCTGGATCTGACGAACAAGGGCGACCAGGTGTGGCCGAACCGTTTTATCAATAATAAAGGCATGAAGGTTGTGCTCATGAGCAACCAGAATGCGCTTAGCGATACAGCGGATGTTAATCCATTTGTATCCAGGCCTAGTGGATATGTGGACATGCTTGGTACGGCCAGCAATGATAACGGCAGCACTATTGATGGGTACGAGACGGCCTATCCTACAGGAACGACGGAAGGAACCTCCAAGAAAAGGGCTGTCCGCCGTGATAAATTTACCGATTCGGACAATAACAAGTCGGATTTCCGCCAGATCGATTATGACGCAGCAACCGCGAACGAGCTTGCGACCTACGGTCCTAGAGCGGGCTCAGATGGTGCTTGGGCAGTTCAGCCGGCGCCGCTTGCGCTGGAGACGAATTCTCTGCCTGTCGCCTACCTGGATCAAGCCTATACAGCAACCATTACGGCTTCTGGAGGAACAGCGCCTTATACCTATCAGGCGACTGGCTTGCCGCAAGGCTTAAGCCTCTCCGCGGATGGTGTGGTCAGCGGCACACCGGTATCCCTTACCTCTGGCGTACAGGTGAATATCACGGTGACGGACAGTGCAAATCCGGCTGCCCAGGCTTCCAGAGCCTTCACGCTCGTTATACAAGCGAACCGCCCTGCGGTGGAGGACTCCTTCTCGCTGACCAAGATCGGCGAATATTCGGTTGGAACCACCAATGCGGATGGCGGCGTGGCCGAGATCGTCAAGTACAACAAGGACAACGGCAAGTTCTACTTGGTGAACGGAGCGACGACTCCGCCAAGTCTGGACATCGTCAGCCTGGGCAATGCGAGCGGAACGCTCGTGAAGGAGAGGTCCGTACTCGTCAAGAGTATGGCGGAGACAGGCGGCTTCGTCTTCGGCGATCTGACCAGTGTCGATGTGAATACGGTGAACAAGCGAGTATACGTCTCCATACAGGAAGCGGACCCTTTGAAAAGGGGTAAAATTCTGGAGCTGGATTATGACGGCAATCTTGTGCGCCAGTTCCAATCTGGCGTGCAGCCGGACATGATTAAGTCCACATCCGACGGACGTTATGTGTTGACGGCAGACGAGGCGGAGCCGCGTCTAGGCGCAGAAGACGCGCCAGGCAGCGTAACGATCGTGGATACGGTGAGCGGGACGTCGGTTCAGGTTTATTTTGACAATGGGAACGTGATTGACGATGCTGTGCATATTCGAGGCGCGGCGGATCCTACAGATGAACTCATTAAGAGCAAGGGCAGCAAGCAGGATGCCTATTACGATCTGGAGCCGGAATACATTGCGCTGTCCGGGGATCAGAGAACGGCCTATGTAGCCATGCAGGAGAATAATGCCATTGCCGAGATCAATCTGACTACGAAGACAGTGACATCGGTTAAGGGTCTTGGAGTAAAAGATTTCAGCCAAGCGGTTAATGCGCTTGATCTGAAGAAGGATGATCTGATTCTGCAGGAGAATGCTCCATTCTATGGCGTCTATATGCCGGACGGGCTGGCTTCGCATACCATCGGCGGTCAGACCTATCTGTTCACGGCGAATGAAGGCGATGCGACAGAATGGCCGGGACGCACGAACGCGACTGAGATTGGCGATGTGAAGGCTGCTCTGAACCCAAGCTCGGCAGCTTACGCTTTCTTGAATGGCACAACCGCGTATGACAAGGTCGAGGTCATGTCGGACTGGGGCAATGACGGGATCTACATGTATGGCGGACGTTCGTTCTCCATCTGGAATGCGGACACAATGGCGCAGGTGTATGACAGCGGCAGCGACTTCGAGGTCATAACAGGACAGCGCGTACCGGAATACTACAATACAAGCAACAGCAAAATCGCAAGGGATGACCGCAGCACGAAGAAGGGTCCAGAGCCCGAGGATGTGAAGACGGGAGTTGTGGGAAGCAAGGTATTTGCTTTTGTCGGATTGGAGCGCATTGGGGGCATTATGACCTATGACGTGACGAATCCACAGGCGCCGTTATTTGCGAATTATACGAATACGCGTGTGTTCGAGAACAGCGAAGGCAAGGTGAACCTGGATACGGATACGGGACCTGAAGGTCTTGAATTTATTCCGGCCTCCAGCAGCCCGACAGGCAGACCATTATTGCTGGTTGCCTATGAGGTAGGCGGCAAGGTTGGCGTATATGAGCTTGACGTAACCAAGGTTACGCTTGATCGCGCCACATTGGCCATGACAGCGGGCGTATCGAGCACTCGGATTAGTGCGACTGTGGAACCGATGGGCGAGGGTGCGTCAACCGTTGTCTGGTCGAGCTCCAACGAGGCGGTTGCCAGGGTAGATGCCAGCGGCAATGTGCAGGCTATTAGCGCAGGCACTGCCGTTATTACGGCTATCAGTGCCGACGGGTATGGCTCTGATGAGGTTGAAGTGACGGTATATCCTTATGTTGCTCCGATACCAACACCAACACCATCGCCAACGCCGAGCCCAGCACCAACAGCGACACCAGCGCCGACTCCGACGCCTGGCCCGACAGCAACGCCAACGCCTGCCCCTACGGGGCAGCCTGATGCGCCAAGCTTCAAGGATGCGGAGACGCATTGGGCAGCCAACGATATTCAGAAGCTGGCGTCGAGCGGCATTATGGAAGGCATGCCGAATGGCAGCTTCCAGCCGGACAAGAAGATGTCCAGAGCCCAATATGCGGCTGTGCTGTATCGATTGCTGGGACTGAAGGGAGAGAGCGTCGAGAGCAGCTTCAGCGACGTATCGCCTGACGCGTGGTACGCGCCTTATGTTGCAGCGCTCAGCTCCAATGGTCTTGTAACGGGCTTGCCGAACGGCACCTTTGCCCCGGACCAGGAGTTAACGCGTGAAGAAGCGTTCGTGCTGCTGTACCGCGCCTTGAAGGATCAGCTGCCACAGGCAGGAGGCACAACAGCAACAGCAGTATTCCGTGACAGCGAGAAGGTTTCGGATTGGGCGAAGGAAGCGGTTCAGGCGCTTGCCGAAGCCGGCATCGTGCAAGGAACGCCGAACGGCAATGTGAACCCGAAGGCGTTCATAACGCGAGCGGAGATTGCGAAGATTGTAGCTCAATTTGTGCAATAG
- a CDS encoding DUF1697 domain-containing protein — protein sequence MVYIALLRGINVGGNNKIEMKRLKLTFQSLGLSQVVTYINTGNIIFTDDRAASKQELADKLEEAIHADFGLSIKVMIRTIDEIRTIMDKLPPDWTNDTTMKSDVLFLWDEVNNESTLQGLAMNPQVDRILYVDGAILWSCDRKNTGRSGMVKIIGTKLYSQVTIRNVNTTRKIYALMQAAQS from the coding sequence ATGGTATATATTGCTCTGCTGCGGGGCATCAACGTAGGCGGCAACAATAAAATCGAGATGAAGCGGCTCAAGCTTACTTTCCAAAGCCTCGGCTTGTCTCAGGTCGTTACGTACATTAATACGGGCAACATTATTTTTACAGATGACCGGGCAGCCTCGAAGCAAGAGCTGGCCGATAAGCTGGAGGAAGCGATTCACGCGGATTTCGGCTTGTCTATTAAAGTGATGATTCGAACCATCGACGAGATCCGGACCATTATGGACAAGCTGCCCCCCGACTGGACGAATGACACCACAATGAAGAGCGACGTGCTGTTCCTGTGGGATGAGGTCAACAACGAATCGACGCTTCAAGGGCTGGCCATGAATCCCCAGGTTGATCGGATTCTCTATGTAGATGGAGCCATCCTGTGGTCATGCGACAGGAAGAATACCGGCAGAAGCGGTATGGTCAAAATCATCGGTACGAAGCTCTACAGCCAAGTGACCATTCGCAACGTCAATACAACGCGCAAAATATATGCGCTTATGCAGGCCGCTCAGTCATAA
- a CDS encoding Crp/Fnr family transcriptional regulator codes for MTQNQASIADALGRITPIPEEELAFFQRQLTWRTVQKGQYLTRSGEPCETIYYCDEGLFRMLYENEDGTEHIKSFISNGQLFTDYRALLTGTPAFLSIQALEHSRCASFTKATMEALYERHICWERFGRRLAEGLFIAKSLKERELIELSAEERYRLFLEQYPDLENRIPQYQIAAFLAINPVSLSRIRRKLS; via the coding sequence ATGACTCAGAATCAAGCATCCATCGCGGACGCGCTGGGGCGGATAACGCCAATTCCCGAGGAGGAGCTGGCTTTTTTCCAGCGGCAGCTGACCTGGAGGACGGTCCAGAAAGGGCAATATCTTACGCGAAGCGGCGAGCCTTGCGAGACCATTTATTACTGCGATGAAGGCCTGTTCCGTATGCTCTACGAGAATGAGGACGGCACCGAGCATATCAAAAGCTTCATATCGAACGGCCAGTTATTCACCGATTACCGCGCCTTGCTCACCGGCACGCCCGCCTTCCTCTCGATCCAAGCGCTTGAGCATTCCCGCTGCGCCTCCTTCACGAAGGCCACGATGGAAGCTCTTTATGAGCGGCACATTTGCTGGGAGCGGTTCGGCAGAAGGCTCGCGGAGGGGCTGTTTATCGCCAAGTCCTTGAAGGAACGTGAGCTTATCGAATTGTCCGCTGAGGAACGGTATCGCTTATTCCTGGAGCAATACCCTGACCTGGAGAACCGCATCCCCCAGTATCAGATTGCCGCGTTTCTCGCGATCAATCCCGTATCTCTCAGCCGTATTCGCAGGAAATTATCCTAG
- a CDS encoding DUF2306 domain-containing protein, whose amino-acid sequence MQKKLWIAMTVLAILVSGYAVVQYYVLDAEKAGFVLQKLEAQQLERIWYGMLYAHIAGSVTALLLGSINMLKSVRERRPKLHRIMGRVYMAGIVLGGLSGAYLAFQATGGAVSTAGFLVLSIVWLLSGFWAVKTIRAKQAAQHRRWMIRNYALTLAAVSLRLWLALFVLAFGEENFVTSYTIISWLSWVPNALAAEWYIRRWGRGSSVPVGA is encoded by the coding sequence ATGCAAAAAAAACTCTGGATCGCGATGACAGTGCTCGCGATACTTGTATCTGGCTACGCGGTGGTGCAATATTATGTGCTTGATGCGGAGAAGGCGGGGTTTGTGCTGCAGAAGCTGGAAGCACAGCAATTGGAGAGGATCTGGTATGGGATGCTGTATGCCCATATCGCGGGAAGCGTCACAGCTCTTTTGCTTGGTTCAATCAACATGCTGAAGTCGGTGCGGGAGCGGCGTCCCAAGCTGCATCGGATCATGGGACGCGTCTATATGGCAGGGATAGTGCTTGGTGGACTGTCGGGAGCTTACCTCGCCTTCCAGGCAACGGGCGGAGCGGTATCTACCGCGGGGTTCCTGGTGTTATCCATCGTGTGGCTGCTTAGCGGCTTCTGGGCTGTGAAGACGATACGCGCCAAGCAAGCGGCGCAGCATCGAAGATGGATGATCCGTAATTATGCGCTGACGCTGGCTGCCGTGTCGCTGCGGCTCTGGCTTGCCTTGTTTGTCCTCGCGTTCGGGGAAGAGAACTTCGTTACCAGCTACACGATTATTTCTTGGCTGAGCTGGGTGCCCAATGCTCTGGCGGCCGAGTGGTATATCAGACGCTGGGGGCGGGGGAGCTCGGTACCGGTCGGCGCTTAA
- a CDS encoding sulfurtransferase: MNNIVSLKWLLARMYEPDIVIVDCRFLMGKPDAGRALYEASHIPGAVYLDLEKDLSAPVEESGHGGRHPLPDIFDLTVALSRVGIGNESRVVAYDDQGGAMASRLWWLLKYLGHEQVYVLDEGFTAWVNASFPVSSEQRVLIPAKFLAEVQHTMLAQMDEVKELLGDERVTLIDSREAPRYRGEVEPLDKVAGHIPGAINRFWKDGLADNGSWKDAVAQAERFADLDRDRELIVYCGSGVTATPNVIALQEAGFSKVRLYAGSWSDWISYEGNPVATGEE; encoded by the coding sequence ATGAATAATATTGTTTCATTAAAATGGCTGCTGGCCCGTATGTACGAGCCGGATATCGTTATTGTGGATTGCAGGTTCCTGATGGGCAAGCCAGACGCAGGACGCGCATTATACGAGGCATCCCATATTCCGGGCGCTGTCTATCTGGATCTGGAGAAGGATCTCTCCGCTCCGGTTGAAGAGAGTGGGCATGGCGGACGTCATCCGCTGCCGGACATCTTCGATCTGACGGTTGCGCTGAGCCGCGTCGGCATCGGCAATGAGTCCCGCGTCGTTGCTTACGACGACCAGGGCGGGGCGATGGCTTCTCGCCTGTGGTGGCTGCTGAAGTACCTTGGACATGAGCAGGTGTATGTGCTGGATGAAGGGTTCACGGCTTGGGTGAACGCCAGCTTCCCTGTCTCATCGGAGCAGAGAGTGCTGATCCCGGCCAAGTTTCTGGCGGAGGTCCAGCATACGATGCTCGCCCAGATGGACGAGGTGAAGGAGCTGCTGGGAGATGAACGCGTGACGCTGATCGATTCCCGCGAAGCGCCGCGCTACCGTGGCGAGGTAGAGCCGCTCGACAAGGTGGCCGGTCATATCCCGGGCGCAATCAACCGCTTCTGGAAAGATGGCCTTGCGGACAACGGCTCCTGGAAGGACGCCGTCGCCCAAGCCGAGCGCTTCGCCGACCTGGACCGCGACCGCGAGCTGATCGTCTACTGCGGCTCCGGCGTCACGGCCACTCCGAACGTCATCGCGCTGCAGGAAGCGGGCTTTAGCAAGGTGCGGCTGTACGCGGGGAGCTGGAGCGATTGGATCTCTTATGAAGGGAATCCGGTTGCTACTGGCGAAGAGTAA
- a CDS encoding metallophosphoesterase has product MLHMLHISDLHFPSENLIFAERELRNGLVELIEDIDAENLFFLISGDITFKGRPEGYREATRFFQDIINSTGNKIKPSNILLCPGNHDIVREGGFEEFNVFAYSLRKDNRFSYGDKSYVIYETETEFFLGINSCYHLDHQYGFVNIEELSRTLERIEFRKHTRKVAFTHHHLINQFQNDISSIRNASKLIILLDEYGFETVFHGHQHNNSNLVLGRSQMFAFGVQAPGFPMPGYTSGLNYYKINDDGLELWKYIYSRDNVSQGNVGGFLKNGPVQYSRKS; this is encoded by the coding sequence ATGTTGCATATGCTACATATTTCTGATCTTCATTTTCCGAGTGAAAACTTAATATTTGCCGAAAGAGAACTACGTAATGGATTGGTAGAACTTATTGAAGATATTGACGCAGAAAATTTATTCTTTCTTATAAGTGGTGATATCACATTTAAAGGGAGGCCTGAGGGATACAGGGAGGCAACAAGGTTTTTCCAGGATATAATCAATTCAACGGGTAATAAAATCAAACCATCAAATATTCTTTTGTGCCCGGGAAATCATGATATTGTTCGTGAAGGGGGCTTTGAAGAGTTTAATGTGTTTGCGTACTCTCTGAGAAAAGATAATAGATTTTCATATGGTGATAAATCATATGTTATTTATGAAACGGAAACAGAATTTTTCTTAGGTATAAATTCTTGCTATCACTTAGATCACCAATATGGTTTTGTAAATATTGAAGAACTCTCAAGGACTCTTGAGCGGATTGAATTCAGAAAGCACACGCGTAAGGTGGCATTTACACATCATCATTTAATAAATCAATTCCAAAATGATATATCTTCCATCCGCAATGCAAGCAAATTAATAATACTCTTGGACGAGTATGGATTTGAGACCGTATTTCATGGTCACCAGCACAATAACTCAAATCTTGTTTTGGGAAGATCACAAATGTTTGCTTTCGGTGTTCAAGCACCAGGTTTTCCTATGCCCGGTTACACAAGTGGATTGAATTATTATAAAATTAACGATGATGGGTTAGAATTGTGGAAGTACATCTATTCAAGGGATAACGTAAGTCAAGGGAATGTCGGTGGATTTTTAAAAAACGGTCCGGTCCAATACAGCAGAAAGAGTTGA
- the tmk gene encoding dTMP kinase yields the protein MKNLFIVFEGIDGSGTSTQAGLLRDYFLARNERAIVTSEPSEGPIGNLIRQGLKQRVLFTENIAKFDQQMAYLFAADRHDHLYNSVDGVFKKINDGFHVISTRYFFSSYAYHCKNDSDLKFVKRLNVEFPEPDLVVYINNPIEISLHRINQRSVQDVYENQEKLVLVKSNYEKIFSQYTGNLCEVDGNKDVKSIHSEITEFIEGKFGRG from the coding sequence ATGAAAAATCTATTTATTGTTTTTGAAGGAATCGATGGCTCAGGCACCTCTACACAGGCTGGTCTTCTCAGGGACTATTTTTTAGCTAGAAACGAAAGAGCTATTGTCACATCAGAGCCTTCTGAAGGGCCAATTGGAAATCTAATTCGTCAAGGTTTGAAGCAGAGGGTTTTATTCACTGAGAATATAGCTAAGTTTGATCAACAAATGGCATATTTATTTGCAGCAGATAGGCATGATCACTTATACAACTCGGTTGATGGAGTATTCAAGAAAATAAATGATGGGTTTCACGTTATCAGCACTCGATACTTTTTTTCTTCTTATGCTTATCATTGTAAAAACGATTCTGACTTAAAGTTTGTTAAGCGGTTAAATGTAGAATTCCCAGAACCCGACCTAGTTGTGTACATAAACAACCCAATAGAAATATCTTTACATAGAATAAATCAGCGATCTGTTCAGGATGTGTATGAAAATCAAGAAAAGCTGGTACTAGTTAAGAGTAACTACGAGAAAATCTTTTCTCAATATACTGGGAATCTGTGTGAAGTTGACGGCAACAAGGATGTTAAGAGTATACATTCTGAGATAACAGAATTTATTGAAGGGAAGTTTGGCCGTGGATGA
- a CDS encoding MazG nucleotide pyrophosphohydrolase domain-containing protein, with amino-acid sequence MPLSIKEIKLLQERFDKMHGGRKPFFEKVTEENIEVLEHLIVCLVGEVGEFSNIVKKISRGDFTYNEKIDELKDELADIFIYLIKISNQSEIDLEKCFLEKLEKNQKRFERYEINEDI; translated from the coding sequence ATGCCTTTATCAATAAAAGAAATAAAGTTATTACAAGAGCGTTTTGATAAAATGCATGGTGGTAGAAAGCCATTTTTTGAAAAGGTCACTGAAGAAAATATTGAAGTTCTTGAGCACCTTATTGTTTGTCTGGTAGGAGAGGTGGGTGAGTTCTCAAACATAGTTAAAAAAATTAGCAGAGGCGACTTCACTTATAACGAAAAAATAGATGAATTAAAAGATGAACTTGCAGATATATTTATTTACCTTATAAAGATTTCCAATCAAAGTGAAATTGATTTAGAAAAATGTTTTCTGGAAAAGTTAGAAAAAAATCAGAAAAGATTTGAGAGGTACGAAATTAATGAAGACATTTAA
- a CDS encoding thymidylate synthase has protein sequence MKTFNTTNFSDMYYDMLEWGYTYNGTYTQSRVGEAMDLGPAYFEIQDDEFRLPYLMKRNLNPFFALAEFSWLISGSNELKPLEHYIKDYNKFSDDGETLNGAYGHRLRHYFEYDQIQKAIDSLATNPNSRRIVLSMWSVDDLSVESNDLPCNISIILKIRNHKLDITVLNRSNDLFLGVPYNVFVFYLLQVYISEKLGIKAGTQRHFTNCLHIYKKDMDKISKVIAANNKTALKAISSRIPSFTSSLYVRENHNKVNRQEYKGLLDDDISNFFQSYKVYIESNDLERAVDQLPHNLLGYVAFLWYCEKKDFKHTSKFFEEVLKEANMKEDLQRLETIKYEDASNIKSFILELAKKHISLAIDFINIVNEKSHFYSFKVHAVDKEKLVQSVFLSLVMCSIASNMAPNTRQLFTQRLKQATEELELVFEDILHFTKFESKIRNLIENC, from the coding sequence ATGAAGACATTTAATACCACGAATTTTTCAGATATGTATTATGACATGTTGGAATGGGGATATACTTATAACGGAACGTACACGCAATCTAGAGTGGGAGAGGCTATGGATTTAGGTCCAGCTTATTTTGAAATTCAAGATGATGAGTTCCGTTTACCATATCTCATGAAAAGAAACCTAAACCCATTTTTTGCATTGGCGGAATTCTCTTGGCTTATATCGGGCTCGAATGAGTTAAAACCACTTGAACACTATATTAAGGATTATAATAAATTTTCTGATGATGGAGAAACATTGAATGGAGCGTATGGTCATAGACTAAGACATTATTTTGAATACGATCAGATTCAAAAGGCTATTGATAGTTTGGCGACTAACCCTAACTCTCGTCGAATTGTGTTGAGTATGTGGTCAGTCGATGACTTATCTGTTGAATCAAATGATCTCCCTTGCAATATTTCTATTATCCTAAAAATCAGAAATCACAAGCTCGATATAACTGTATTAAATAGATCGAATGATCTATTTTTAGGAGTACCTTATAATGTTTTTGTTTTTTATTTATTGCAGGTTTATATTTCAGAAAAGTTAGGTATTAAAGCGGGAACTCAACGACATTTTACAAATTGTCTTCATATATACAAAAAAGATATGGATAAGATTTCAAAAGTTATCGCAGCAAATAACAAAACAGCTTTAAAGGCTATATCCAGTCGCATACCTTCTTTTACGTCTTCTCTATATGTCCGTGAAAATCATAATAAAGTTAACCGGCAAGAATATAAAGGCTTGTTGGATGATGATATCTCTAATTTCTTTCAGTCTTATAAAGTATATATTGAATCGAATGATCTTGAGAGAGCGGTCGACCAACTTCCTCATAACCTACTAGGATATGTGGCTTTTCTATGGTACTGTGAGAAAAAAGATTTTAAGCACACGTCTAAATTTTTTGAAGAAGTGTTGAAGGAGGCTAATATGAAAGAGGATTTGCAAAGACTCGAGACAATAAAGTATGAAGATGCATCGAATATAAAGTCGTTTATTCTGGAATTAGCAAAAAAACACATTAGCCTTGCTATTGATTTTATAAACATAGTAAATGAAAAAAGTCATTTTTATTCTTTTAAGGTTCATGCAGTTGACAAAGAAAAATTAGTCCAGAGTGTCTTTTTATCGCTTGTAATGTGTAGCATTGCGTCAAACATGGCGCCTAATACGAGACAGTTGTTCACGCAGCGACTTAAACAAGCAACAGAAGAGCTTGAACTTGTATTTGAAGACATACTACACTTCACCAAATTTGAATCGAAGATTCGGAATCTTATTGAAAATTGTTAG
- a CDS encoding DUF5348 domain-containing protein, which produces MNEPWNRMTYDRDANSWFVQLGENAYPVYCGECFEIRIGDRGIPCRLELDRYWYVIMRETRFNLRNKDIYHIRFV; this is translated from the coding sequence ATGAACGAGCCTTGGAACCGGATGACGTACGATCGGGACGCAAATAGTTGGTTTGTCCAGCTAGGAGAGAACGCTTATCCTGTTTACTGCGGTGAATGTTTTGAAATTCGCATTGGGGATCGCGGCATCCCATGTCGACTCGAGCTTGACCGTTATTGGTACGTGATCATGAGAGAAACCCGATTTAACTTAAGAAACAAAGACATTTACCACATTCGATTCGTTTAG
- a CDS encoding ExeA family protein: protein MFESFYDMTRTPFARDIPVTELYPASAMEEMLDRLQYAAERQLFAVISGDCGTGKTTTVRRFAAMLDAAKYRLLYLSDSKLTPRHFYKGLLEQLGCESKFYRGDAKRQLHREVELMRGIHRLEPVVVVDEAHLLDREMLEEVRFLLNCKMDAQSPMALILVGQSELWDKLRLQSYAAIRQRIDLQCKLPYFDRSQVGEYLKRQLAYAGTDHEIFSDEAVNEVYRFSGGSARLINKLSTHCLIYGAQIKRRIIDDHMVKHVIQGELS from the coding sequence ATGTTTGAATCCTTCTACGACATGACCCGTACACCATTTGCTCGGGATATTCCCGTGACAGAGCTTTATCCGGCGAGTGCTATGGAAGAGATGCTGGACCGGTTGCAATACGCTGCTGAGCGCCAATTATTCGCCGTCATCAGCGGCGACTGCGGGACGGGCAAGACGACGACCGTCCGCCGTTTTGCCGCCATGCTGGATGCCGCAAAGTATAGGCTGCTGTACCTGTCGGACTCCAAGCTAACGCCGCGCCACTTCTACAAAGGGCTGCTCGAACAACTCGGATGCGAGTCGAAGTTCTACCGGGGCGATGCGAAGCGTCAGCTACATCGCGAAGTGGAGCTCATGCGCGGCATCCATCGACTGGAACCGGTTGTCGTCGTAGATGAAGCCCATCTGCTTGATCGGGAGATGCTAGAGGAAGTGCGCTTCCTGCTCAACTGCAAGATGGATGCGCAAAGCCCTATGGCACTGATTCTAGTCGGGCAGAGCGAGCTATGGGACAAGCTTCGTCTCCAATCCTATGCAGCGATTCGTCAGCGGATTGACCTTCAGTGCAAGCTGCCCTATTTCGACCGTTCCCAAGTCGGCGAATATTTGAAGCGTCAGTTAGCATATGCCGGCACCGATCATGAGATATTCTCGGATGAGGCGGTAAATGAAGTTTACCGATTCTCGGGCGGATCGGCCAGACTCATCAACAAGTTGAGCACTCATTGCCTCATCTACGGAGCCCAGATCAAGCGCCGCATCATTGACGATCATATGGTGAAGCACGTGATTCAGGGTGAATTGTCATGA